The Streptomyces noursei ATCC 11455 sequence CGTGTTCGGCGGCCTGTCGGCCCCGGGCGTCCACCGCCACCGCGTCGACGGTGTACCGCGTCGAGGAGCCGAGGTGGCTGTCGGGCCGCCACAGGGCGCCGTCGCCGGATATCTTCCCGTCGACCGCGTTGCCCTTGGCGTCGGTGACCTTGACGGACCGCAGGGTGCCCTTCCGGGCGGTCACCTTCAGGGCGCCGCTGGTGGCCACCTCCCGCGCGCCGTCCTGGGGCGCTATCACCACGGCGGCCTGCGAGGCGGCGGTGTCCGCCCCGGTCCGCCGGGGCGACGCGGCCCCCTCGTCGCCCCCGCAGGCGGAGACCAACAGCAGCAGCGGAGCGAGCAGCAGCGCGAGCGGTGCGCCCGCGCGGCGCGCCCGCCTCCGACGCACCGGCTCCCCCGCCATCGGCTGGACGTTCACGACTGGCCCCTTCCCCCTCGCACGGCCCCCGGTCCCCCGCTCCCGGGCTCCGTCGACCGGGTGCGTGCCGCTACATAACCACACCGCACCGACAGTGAACTCCCCCTGGACGTCACCGTTTAGTCCCGAGTGATGGGTGGGTGCGCGGGCATGCGTACGAGCGCCCGGGGGTGTTCCGCGGGCGCGCCGGCGGGGGCCGGTTCAGTTCAGCGCGCTGCCCGCCCGCCAGGCGGCCCAGGGCATGTTCCAGCCGCCCAGGCCGTTGTCGGGGGCGACCGTGCGGTCCGGGGAGTTGCGGACCTCCACGGTGTCGCCGACGATCGAGTTCCGGTAGAGCCAGCCGGCCGGGGTGTCCGGGCCGCCGCCCCGGATGTCCCGCAGTCCGACGCAGCCGTGGCTGGTGTTGAGCCCGCCGAAGACCTCCCGCCGGGCCCAGTAGTTGCCGTGCAGGAAGGTCCCGGACCGGGTCAGCCGCATGGCGTGCGGCACGTCCGGGATGTCGTACTCGGCGCCGAAGCCGACGGTGTCGCCGTCCATCCGGGTCACCGCGTGGCGCTCCAGGATCACCATCGTCCCGTTGTAGGTGGGGTTCTCGGCGTTGCCCGCGGTGACCGGCAGGGTGGCCACCACCTTGCCGTCGCGGCGGACGGTCAGCGTGTGCCGGGCGGCGTCGACGGTGCTGACCTGGTCGCGGCCCACCTGGTAGTGGAGGGTCTTGTGCTGGATCCCGTAGGCGCCCGGTCCGGTCCGCACCTCGCGCAGCCGCAGCTGGACGGTGAGGCGGGTGCCCGGCCGCCAGCGCTCCCGGGGCCGGAAGTCCAGCCTCCGGTGGCCGAACCAGTGGGGGGCGACCTCGACGGCGGGACGGGCGCTGACGGTGACCGCGCGCTCGACGGCCGCGCGGTCGAGGACCGGGCGGTTGAAGACCAGCGAGAAGATCAGGCCGGTGCCGACCGTGGCGCCGCTCTCCGGCGAGTAGAAGCCGATGAGGCGGTGCGGGGGCGCGAAGGTGTTGAAGGTGGTGTGCCGGGTGGTGCGGCGGCCGGCGCCGTCCACCGCGACCGCGTCGACGGTGTACCGGGAGGCGAGTTCGAGGGAGTCGGTCACCGGCCGCCAGATCGTGCCGTCCCGGGAGATCCGGCCGGCGACCGGCTGGCGGCCACTGCCGCCGGCGCGGTTGACCTCCACCCGCTCCAGGCGGCCCTCCGGGACCCGGACCTCCAGCCGCCCGTTGGCCCGTACGCCGCGGGCGCCGTCGCCGGGGAAGATCCGGATCGCCTCCTCGGGGGCGGGCGGCGCGCCGCCGAGGAAGAGGTCCCGGTCGGCGCAGCCGGCCAGGGTCGCCGCACCGGTGAGCGCGATCAGCAGGACGTGGGCGGCGCGGCGCAGACGGGACGGCCGGGGCGTCGCCGTCCTACAGGGCGCGCGGCGGGCCGCCGGGGCGCCCGCCGGCGCGCGGTCCGCGCTGCGGCCGCCGGTGTCGCCCCCTGGTCGGTGATACTGATGGCCGGTCATATGCCGGATTGTGACGGATGATTCGCAAGTTGGTCGGTATGCCGCGAAGAGGAATGTCATGGACGCTCCGTTCCGCGGGCCGGGGCACGCGGGTGGCGCGGGGCGGCGGGCCGGGGGCGGGTGCCCGCCCGAAACGGCCCGGGAGCCGGGGGCGGGAAGCCCACGGCAGCGGGAAGCGTGAGGCAACGCCCGGTTGCGGGCAGAACAACGGTGCATCATCGTGCACCGCACCGCGGGCGGCGGCCCCGCGCCCGGCCGGGACGCTCCGGGCCCGGGACGCCGCCGCCAGCCCCGAGCCGCAGGAGGCCGGCACGTGTCCAGCGCACCCGAGCAGGAGGCGGTGGCGGACGAACCGCTCGCCCCGCCCGCGGACGTCCGCCCCGGCAGCCCGACGCCCCTGGGGGCCCGCTGCCGCACCGGGCCGGACGGCGTGGCGGGCACCAACTTCGCCCTGTGGGCGGGCGGTGCCGAGGCCGTCGAACTGTGCCTCTTCGACGAGGAGGAGCAGGAGACCCGCTGCCCCCTCACCGAACTGACCCACGAGATCTGGCACGGCTTCCTGCCCGGCGTCCGCCCCGGGCAGCGCTACGGCTACCGGGTGCACGGCCGCTGGGACCCCTGGACCGGTGCCCGTTGGAACCCGGCGAAGCTGCTGCTCGACCCGTACGCCCGGGCCGTGGACGGCGACTTCGGCGCCCGTATCGAGGCCGGCCCCACCGGACCGGCGCTGCCCGCCCAGCTCTACGGGCACGTCCGGGACTGGCCCGAGCAGCACATAGCCGACACCGTGCGGGACGACCGCGACTCGGCGCCGTACGTCCCCAAGGGGGTGGTGGTCGGCGAGGAGGGCGACGGCCAGGACGAGTGGCGGGACGACCGGCGGCCCAAGACTCCGTGGCCGGATTCCGTCCTCTACGAGCTGCACGTCCGGGGCTTCACCATGCGCCACCCGGGCATCCCGGAGCGGCTGCGCGGCACCTACGCCGGGCTGGCCCACCCGGCCGCGCTGGCGCACCTGACCCGGCTCGGGGTGACCGCCGTCGAACTGCTGCCGGTCCACCAGTTCGCGCACGAGGACCACCTGGTGCGCCGGGGGCTGCGCAACTACTGGGGCTACAACTCCCTCGGCTATTTCGCGCCGCACGCCGGCTACGCCGCCACCGGGACCCGCGGCCAGCAGGTCGGCGAGTTCAAGCGGATGGTCCGGGCGCTGCACGACGCCGGCATCGAGGTGATCCTGGACGTCGTCTACAACCACACCGCCGAGGCCGGCGAAAGGGGGCCGACGCTCTCCCTCCGCGGCATCGACAACCGCGGCTACTACCGCCTCCAGGGGGACCGTCGCCGCTACGCCGACTACACCGGGTGCGGCAACACTCTGCACGTCGTCCAGCCGCACGTGCTGCGCCTGATCACCGATTCGCTGCGCTACTGGGTCACCGAGATGGGGGTGGACGGCTTCCGCTTCGACCTGGCGGCGGCGCTGGCCCGCTCGATGCACGACGTGGACATGCTCTCCCCGTTCCTGGCGGTGATCGCCCAGGACCCCGTGCTGCGCCGGGTCAAGCTCATCGCCGAGCCGTGGGACGTCGGTTCCGGCGGCTATCAGGTCGGCGCCTTCCCGCCCCTGTGGACGGAGTGGAACGACCGCTACCGGGACACCGTCCGGGACTTCTGGCGCGGCGCCACGCACGACGTCCGCGACCTGGGCTACCGGCTCTCCGGATCGAGCGACCTCTACGCCTGGGGCGGCCGGCGCCCGTACGCCTCGGTCAACTTCATCACCGCGCACGACGGTTTCACCCTGCGCGACCTGGTCAGCTACGAGCACAAGCACAACGAGGCCAACGGCGAGGACAACCGCGACGGCACCCACGACAACCGGGCCTGGAACTGCGGCGCCGAGGGCGAGACCGACGACGGGGACGTCATCGCGCTGCGCCGCCGCCAGCTCCGCAACCTGCTGACCACCCTGCTGCTGTCCACCGGGGTGCCGATGCTGGTCGCCGGCGACGAGATGGGCCGCACCCAGCACGGCAACAACAACGCGTACTGCCAGGACAACCCCACCGGCTGGCTCGACTGGTCGCTGCTGGAGGACCCCCACTGGCGCGGCCTGGCCGCCCTCGCCGCCCGCCTGATCGCGCTGCGCCGCGCCCACCCCGTGCTCCGCCGCCGGGCGTTCTTCTCCGGCCGCCCGCAGCGCCGCGGCGGCCTGCGCGACCTGGCGTGGTTCGGCGCGGACGGCATCGAGATGACCGAGGCGGACTGGTACGCCCCCGGTGCCACCCTGGCCATGTACCTCTCCGGCAACGACATCCCGCAGCGCGACGCCCGCGGCGTCCGCGTCACCGACGACAGCTTCCTCGCCGTCCTGCACGCCGGCGCCGAGCCCCGGTCGGTGGTCCTGCCCGGCCTCCCCTGGGCCGGGTCGTACGCGCTCCTGGTGGACACGTCGGTCGAGCCGCCTTCGGACGGGACGGCCGAACGCCCTCCGGAATCGGGGACGTTCGCGGCGGGCGCCGCACTCACGGTGCCGGGGCGGACGGTGCTGCTGTTCCGCGCGGTGCCGGAATGACGCCCGCGGACCGGCCACTCCCCTGCACCTGACGCTACGTCATCTTTCTTGTCGGTAAGGGGGATTACCGGCCCATCGCGCCCCGTTCCGATCCGTTCCGGACGCTCGGGCCAAAACCGCATGAGCATTGTCAGTGGTGCGCCGTACGCTCGCGGGTGATGGCCACGACCACGCGTTCGACGTCCTGTGACGAGCGGACCGGAGCGGTGCGGCGCTCCGCGGTGCGCTCGCTGTTACGCCTGTGGCCGTTCGTGCGGCCGGTGCGGGCCCGGCTGTGCACCGCCGCGTGCGTGGCGGTGGTCGCGTCCTGCCTCTCGGTGGTCGTTCCGCTGGTGCTCAAGTGGCTGGTGGACGGGCCGGTGGCGCACCGGGACACCGGCGGGGTGTGGCTGGGCGGCGGGTTTCTGCTGCTGCTCGGGGTCGCCGAGGCGCTGCTGTTCGGGCTGCGGCGGTGGCTGGTGGCCCGGCCGACGGCGGCGGTGGAGGCGGCGATGCGCGACGCCCTCTACCGCCATGTGCAGCGGCTCCCGGTGGCCTTCCACGACCGCTGGGCCTCGGGGCAGCTGCTCTCCCGGGCCACCACGGACCTCCAGCTGATACGTCTGTTCCTGGTCTTCCCGCTGGTGTTCCTGCTGGTCAACGGCGCGACGATCGCGGTGGGCGGGGTGCTGCTGCTGGCCCAGCAGTGGTCGCTGGGGCTGGTGCTGCTGGCGCCGGTGCTGCCGCTGATGGCGGTGTGCTCGGTCTTCCAGGCCAGGTACGGGCAGGT is a genomic window containing:
- a CDS encoding L,D-transpeptidase; the encoded protein is MTGHQYHRPGGDTGGRSADRAPAGAPAARRAPCRTATPRPSRLRRAAHVLLIALTGAATLAGCADRDLFLGGAPPAPEEAIRIFPGDGARGVRANGRLEVRVPEGRLERVEVNRAGGSGRQPVAGRISRDGTIWRPVTDSLELASRYTVDAVAVDGAGRRTTRHTTFNTFAPPHRLIGFYSPESGATVGTGLIFSLVFNRPVLDRAAVERAVTVSARPAVEVAPHWFGHRRLDFRPRERWRPGTRLTVQLRLREVRTGPGAYGIQHKTLHYQVGRDQVSTVDAARHTLTVRRDGKVVATLPVTAGNAENPTYNGTMVILERHAVTRMDGDTVGFGAEYDIPDVPHAMRLTRSGTFLHGNYWARREVFGGLNTSHGCVGLRDIRGGGPDTPAGWLYRNSIVGDTVEVRNSPDRTVAPDNGLGGWNMPWAAWRAGSALN
- the glgX gene encoding glycogen debranching protein GlgX produces the protein MSSAPEQEAVADEPLAPPADVRPGSPTPLGARCRTGPDGVAGTNFALWAGGAEAVELCLFDEEEQETRCPLTELTHEIWHGFLPGVRPGQRYGYRVHGRWDPWTGARWNPAKLLLDPYARAVDGDFGARIEAGPTGPALPAQLYGHVRDWPEQHIADTVRDDRDSAPYVPKGVVVGEEGDGQDEWRDDRRPKTPWPDSVLYELHVRGFTMRHPGIPERLRGTYAGLAHPAALAHLTRLGVTAVELLPVHQFAHEDHLVRRGLRNYWGYNSLGYFAPHAGYAATGTRGQQVGEFKRMVRALHDAGIEVILDVVYNHTAEAGERGPTLSLRGIDNRGYYRLQGDRRRYADYTGCGNTLHVVQPHVLRLITDSLRYWVTEMGVDGFRFDLAAALARSMHDVDMLSPFLAVIAQDPVLRRVKLIAEPWDVGSGGYQVGAFPPLWTEWNDRYRDTVRDFWRGATHDVRDLGYRLSGSSDLYAWGGRRPYASVNFITAHDGFTLRDLVSYEHKHNEANGEDNRDGTHDNRAWNCGAEGETDDGDVIALRRRQLRNLLTTLLLSTGVPMLVAGDEMGRTQHGNNNAYCQDNPTGWLDWSLLEDPHWRGLAALAARLIALRRAHPVLRRRAFFSGRPQRRGGLRDLAWFGADGIEMTEADWYAPGATLAMYLSGNDIPQRDARGVRVTDDSFLAVLHAGAEPRSVVLPGLPWAGSYALLVDTSVEPPSDGTAERPPESGTFAAGAALTVPGRTVLLFRAVPE